In the Eremothecium cymbalariae DBVPG#7215 chromosome 7, complete sequence genome, one interval contains:
- the MOH1 gene encoding Moh1p (similar to Ashbya gossypii ABR153C): MAIGYSVYIERPASGAIGIKTKYAKLEIYGCSHCRTHLSSSNHIMSKDYRGVTGDAYLMRKVINVTEGHRETRHMITGRYVVCDIYCHTCKNLVGWKYLMSEKRDQEYKEGKYILELEPITECD, encoded by the coding sequence ATGGCCATAGGATATTCGGTTTACATAGAGCGTCCTGCCTCTGGAGCTATTGGcatcaaaaccaaatatgCTAAATTAGAGATATATGGTTGTAGTCATTGCAGGACACATCTGTCATCCTCTAACCATATTATGTCGAAAGATTATCGTGGTGTGACGGGTGACGCATATCTCATGAGGAAGGTCATTAACGTGACGGAAGGTCACAGGGAAACTAGGCATATGATAACAGGGCGATATGTTGTATGTGATATATATTGCCACACTTGCAAGAACCTTGTTGGTTGGAAGTATCTGATGAGTGAGAAAAGAGACCAAGAATATAAGGAGGGCAAATACATCCTGGAGCTAGAGCCCATCACTGAATGTGACTAG